One window of the Conexibacter sp. SYSU D00693 genome contains the following:
- a CDS encoding Gfo/Idh/MocA family protein produces MSLRVAVAGTGFIGAVHAQAARAAGGTVVGVAASTPERGRAAAQRLGAERVFEDAAELVTADDVDVVHVCTPNHLHEELSRLALEAGKHVVCEKPLALDLAGARRLADVAAAAPGRTAVPFVYRYYPTVHEVRHRVAAGEAGAVHLVHGSYLQDWLLTPDDDNWRVDADLGGASRAFADIGSHWCDLAEFVTGHRVTRVSARTTTAVPERRRDPGRAAFARANGDDAVARRVTTEDAAIVQFETDGGALGSVVVSQISAGRKNRLWLEVDGAHEALVFDQEDAETLWRGRQDMATTIRRDPATLSPEAARLAILPAGHPQGYHDCFRLFVADVFAAIETGEAPDGLPTFADGVRAAQITEAVLASAREQRWVDVAAGEPAGVAS; encoded by the coding sequence ATGTCGCTGCGGGTCGCAGTCGCCGGAACCGGCTTCATCGGTGCCGTCCACGCCCAGGCCGCCAGGGCCGCGGGCGGGACCGTCGTCGGGGTCGCCGCCTCGACGCCCGAGCGCGGGCGCGCCGCGGCCCAGCGGCTCGGGGCCGAGCGCGTCTTCGAGGACGCCGCCGAGCTCGTCACGGCCGACGACGTCGACGTCGTCCACGTCTGCACGCCCAACCACCTGCACGAGGAGCTCTCGCGCCTCGCGCTCGAGGCGGGCAAGCACGTCGTCTGCGAGAAGCCGCTGGCGCTGGACCTGGCGGGCGCCCGGCGCCTGGCCGACGTCGCCGCCGCCGCCCCGGGCCGCACCGCGGTGCCCTTCGTCTACCGCTACTACCCCACGGTCCACGAGGTCCGCCACCGCGTCGCCGCGGGCGAGGCCGGCGCCGTGCACCTCGTCCACGGCAGCTACCTGCAGGACTGGCTGCTCACGCCCGACGACGACAACTGGCGCGTCGACGCCGACCTCGGCGGCGCCTCGCGCGCCTTCGCCGACATCGGCTCGCACTGGTGCGACCTGGCCGAGTTCGTCACGGGCCACCGCGTCACCCGCGTGAGCGCGCGCACGACGACCGCGGTGCCCGAGCGCCGGCGCGACCCCGGGCGCGCGGCGTTCGCCCGCGCGAACGGCGACGACGCCGTCGCCCGTCGCGTCACCACCGAGGACGCGGCCATCGTGCAGTTCGAGACCGACGGCGGCGCGCTGGGCTCCGTCGTGGTCAGCCAGATCTCCGCGGGGCGCAAGAACCGCCTGTGGCTCGAGGTCGACGGCGCGCACGAGGCGCTCGTCTTCGACCAGGAGGACGCCGAGACGCTGTGGCGGGGCCGCCAGGACATGGCGACCACCATCCGCCGCGACCCGGCGACCCTGTCCCCCGAGGCGGCGCGGCTGGCGATCCTGCCGGCCGGCCACCCGCAGGGCTACCACGACTGCTTCCGGCTCTTCGTCGCGGACGTCTTCGCGGCGATCGAGACCGGCGAGGCGCCCGACGGGCTGCCGACCTTCGCCGACGGCGTGCGGGCCGCGCAGATCACCGAGGCGGTGCTGGCCTCCGCGCGCGAGCAGCGATGGGTCGACGTGGCGGCGGGCGAGCCGGCGGGGGTGGCGTCGTGA
- a CDS encoding ROK family transcriptional regulator produces the protein MANTDGGGARSGPAAAGAGTVLRVIRDGHAVTRAALAEHTGLARSTVTQRVDALLASGLIVEAGDSASTGGRRPGRLAFNHRAGVVLAADLGATHSRLAVSDLAGTPLAEVALERDIADGPEAVLGLVHGRFGGLLADAGRAPGDVRGIGIGIPGPVAHDSGQPVNPPIMPGWDGFPIPEWFAEHFGADVPVLVDNDVNIMAAGEHWATWRDVEHLLYVKVGTGIGCGIVSDRRIHRGAEGAAGDIGHIVVTDREDVVCRCGNTGCLEAVAGGRALAQQLAAAGYDARTSRDVVRLVREGDAGAIRTVREGGRALGQVLAACVNFFNPRVIVVGGDIGEVHEHLLAGVREVVFQRSLPLATRDLRIVTSRLGDRAGVIGAAMMVVEHLLEPDAVDRALRAAATTA, from the coding sequence ATGGCCAACACGGACGGGGGTGGCGCGCGCTCAGGCCCGGCGGCGGCGGGAGCCGGCACCGTGCTGCGCGTCATCCGCGACGGCCACGCCGTCACCCGCGCCGCGCTGGCCGAGCACACCGGCCTCGCGCGCTCGACGGTCACCCAGCGCGTCGACGCGCTGCTGGCCAGCGGGCTCATCGTCGAGGCCGGCGACAGCGCCTCGACGGGCGGCCGGCGGCCGGGGCGCCTGGCCTTCAACCACCGCGCCGGCGTCGTCCTGGCCGCCGACCTCGGCGCCACCCACTCGCGCCTGGCGGTGAGCGACCTCGCGGGGACGCCGCTGGCCGAGGTGGCGCTCGAGCGCGACATCGCCGACGGGCCGGAGGCGGTGCTCGGGCTGGTCCACGGGCGCTTCGGCGGCCTGCTGGCCGACGCGGGTCGCGCCCCCGGTGACGTGCGCGGGATCGGCATCGGCATCCCCGGCCCCGTCGCCCACGACTCCGGCCAGCCGGTCAACCCGCCGATCATGCCCGGCTGGGACGGCTTCCCCATCCCGGAGTGGTTCGCCGAGCACTTCGGCGCCGACGTCCCCGTCCTCGTCGACAACGACGTGAACATCATGGCCGCGGGCGAGCACTGGGCCACGTGGCGCGACGTCGAGCACCTGCTCTACGTGAAGGTCGGCACCGGCATCGGCTGCGGGATCGTCAGCGACCGGCGCATCCACCGCGGCGCCGAGGGTGCGGCCGGCGACATCGGCCACATCGTCGTGACCGACCGCGAGGACGTCGTCTGCCGCTGCGGCAACACGGGCTGCCTCGAGGCCGTGGCCGGCGGCCGGGCGCTGGCCCAGCAGCTCGCCGCCGCCGGCTACGACGCGCGCACCAGCCGCGACGTCGTGCGCCTCGTGCGCGAGGGCGACGCGGGCGCGATCCGCACGGTGCGCGAGGGCGGCCGCGCCCTCGGCCAGGTCCTCGCCGCCTGCGTGAACTTCTTCAACCCGCGGGTCATCGTCGTGGGCGGGGACATCGGCGAGGTCCACGAGCATCTGCTCGCGGGGGTGCGCGAGGTCGTCTTCCAGCGCTCGCTGCCGCTCGCCACGCGCGACCTGCGGATCGTCACGAGCCGGCTCGGCGACCGGGCCGGCGTGATCGGCGCGGCGATGATGGTCGTCGAGCACCTGCTGGAGCCCGACGCGGTCGACCGCGCGCTGCGGGCGGCGGCGACGACGGCCTGA
- a CDS encoding LppX_LprAFG lipoprotein, producing MRVFASAVLAAAALGLAACGDSDDSGGSSSDKDPKAILTDVASAVRGLESYHLDMKVKDKDGPGTLTADVNKDGDFKMTLSQNGQGFDVLVVDKATYLKADGGFWKSQASGQQGEQLAQALGGKWVKSKQFAATDLTGVVGMLQPETLAHCLTTDVGKVTKKGDGEVGGQKAVVLADDGSNPGGVAGELYVAAEGKALPLRIVQTGTKRTPGQGDKRCGSDSGDTSSSDVTLSKFDEPVDIAAPKDTVDLDALQQSQQQGSS from the coding sequence ATGCGCGTCTTCGCCTCCGCCGTCCTCGCCGCCGCGGCCCTCGGGCTCGCCGCCTGCGGGGACTCCGACGACTCCGGGGGGTCGTCGTCCGACAAGGACCCCAAGGCCATCCTGACCGACGTGGCCAGCGCCGTGCGCGGCCTCGAGAGCTACCACCTCGACATGAAGGTCAAGGACAAGGACGGTCCCGGCACGCTGACCGCGGACGTCAACAAGGACGGCGACTTCAAGATGACGCTGTCCCAGAACGGGCAGGGCTTCGACGTCCTCGTCGTCGACAAGGCGACCTACCTCAAGGCCGACGGCGGCTTCTGGAAGAGCCAGGCCAGCGGCCAGCAGGGCGAGCAGCTCGCCCAGGCCCTCGGCGGCAAGTGGGTCAAGTCCAAGCAGTTCGCCGCGACCGACCTCACCGGGGTCGTCGGGATGCTCCAGCCCGAGACGCTGGCGCACTGCCTGACCACCGACGTCGGCAAGGTCACCAAGAAGGGCGACGGCGAGGTGGGCGGCCAGAAGGCAGTCGTCCTGGCCGACGACGGCTCGAACCCCGGCGGCGTCGCGGGCGAGCTCTACGTCGCGGCCGAGGGCAAGGCGCTGCCGCTGCGCATCGTCCAGACCGGCACCAAGCGCACGCCCGGCCAGGGCGACAAGCGCTGCGGCAGCGACAGCGGGGACACGTCGTCCTCCGACGTCACGCTGAGCAAGTTCGACGAGCCCGTCGACATCGCCGCGCCGAAGGACACCGTCGACCTCGACGCGCTCCAGCAGTCCCAGCAGCAGGGCTCGAGCTAG
- a CDS encoding NmrA family transcriptional regulator, translating into MTTTSTITLLGGTGKTGRRIAERLEAAGADVRLGSRRGTPRFDWEDASTFAPAIAGSQALYVAYAPDLAVPGAGEAVAEVARLATEAGVRRLVLLSGRGEEEAQRAEQLVAEHFPGRTVVRCSFFAQGFSESAFAEGIAAGELALPVGDVREPFVDAEDIADVATEALLQDGHAGEVYELTGPRLLSFAEAAAEIGAALGREVGFVTVPLQAYLAELERAGEPAQVGELLGYLFTEVLDGRNARTTDGVQRALGRAPRDFADYARRAAAEGAWD; encoded by the coding sequence ATGACCACCACCAGCACCATCACCCTCCTCGGCGGCACCGGCAAGACCGGCCGCCGGATCGCCGAGCGCCTCGAGGCCGCCGGCGCCGACGTCCGGCTCGGCTCGCGCCGCGGCACCCCGCGCTTCGACTGGGAGGACGCGTCCACCTTCGCCCCGGCGATCGCGGGCTCGCAGGCCCTGTACGTCGCCTACGCCCCGGACCTCGCCGTGCCCGGCGCGGGTGAGGCGGTCGCCGAGGTCGCGCGGCTGGCCACCGAGGCCGGGGTGCGGCGGCTCGTGCTCCTCTCGGGCCGCGGCGAGGAGGAGGCCCAGCGCGCCGAGCAGCTCGTCGCCGAGCACTTCCCGGGCCGCACCGTCGTGCGCTGCAGCTTCTTCGCCCAGGGCTTCAGCGAGAGCGCGTTCGCCGAGGGCATCGCCGCGGGCGAGCTCGCCCTCCCGGTCGGTGACGTGCGCGAGCCGTTCGTCGACGCCGAGGACATCGCCGACGTCGCCACCGAGGCCCTGCTGCAGGACGGCCACGCCGGCGAGGTGTACGAGCTGACCGGTCCGCGGCTGCTGAGCTTCGCGGAGGCGGCGGCCGAGATCGGCGCCGCGCTCGGGCGCGAGGTGGGCTTCGTGACGGTGCCGCTCCAGGCCTACCTGGCCGAGCTGGAGCGGGCGGGCGAGCCGGCCCAGGTCGGCGAGCTGCTGGGCTACCTGTTCACCGAGGTGCTCGACGGGCGCAACGCGCGGACGACCGACGGCGTGCAGCGCGCCCTCGGGCGTGCGCCGCGCGACTTCGCCGACTACGCGCGCCGCGCCGCGGCCGAGGGGGCGTGGGACTGA
- a CDS encoding AraC family transcriptional regulator: MQTPDRLPLADPLGEALHALHMDGAFYCRSELTAPWGMELMAMDGYLWFHVVTAGRARLEAPGGEPVELGPGDLALVPHGHGHVLRSDPGAPAPGILSLDRTLLTPRYELLRHGGDGAPTTMVCAAVRFDHPAARSLVALLPPTLVVPAARGLDNALTDGTVRLIAAEARNLRPGGEAVITRLADVLVIQAIRAWLEDDPSARRGWLGALRDPQVGAALALIHRDAARDWTVAALAREVAMSRSAFAARFTDLVGEPAMQYVTRWRMQVATEALRAGETTVGELAARLGYRSEAAFARAFKRVVGTPPGAVRRQALQLPA, encoded by the coding sequence ATGCAGACGCCAGACCGCCTCCCCCTCGCCGACCCGCTCGGCGAGGCCCTGCACGCGCTGCACATGGACGGCGCCTTCTACTGCCGCTCCGAGCTGACCGCGCCGTGGGGCATGGAGCTCATGGCGATGGACGGCTACCTCTGGTTCCACGTCGTCACGGCGGGCCGCGCGCGGCTCGAGGCTCCGGGCGGCGAGCCGGTGGAGCTCGGGCCCGGCGACCTCGCGCTCGTCCCGCACGGCCACGGCCACGTCCTGCGCAGCGACCCCGGCGCCCCGGCACCGGGCATCCTCAGCCTCGACCGCACGCTGCTCACGCCGCGCTACGAGCTGCTGCGCCACGGCGGGGACGGGGCGCCGACCACCATGGTCTGCGCCGCCGTGCGCTTCGACCACCCGGCGGCGCGCAGCCTCGTCGCGCTGCTGCCGCCGACCCTCGTCGTCCCGGCCGCGCGCGGGCTGGACAACGCGCTGACCGACGGCACCGTCCGGCTCATCGCGGCCGAGGCGCGCAACCTGCGCCCCGGCGGCGAGGCGGTCATCACGCGACTCGCCGACGTCCTGGTCATCCAGGCCATCCGCGCCTGGCTGGAGGACGACCCGTCGGCGCGCCGCGGCTGGCTCGGCGCCCTGCGCGACCCGCAGGTCGGCGCCGCCCTCGCGCTCATCCACCGCGACGCGGCGCGCGACTGGACGGTCGCCGCCCTCGCACGCGAGGTGGCCATGTCGCGCTCGGCCTTCGCGGCGCGCTTCACCGACCTCGTCGGCGAGCCGGCGATGCAGTACGTCACGCGCTGGCGCATGCAGGTGGCCACGGAGGCGCTGCGCGCCGGTGAGACGACGGTCGGCGAGCTCGCCGCGCGCCTGGGCTACCGCTCGGAGGCGGCGTTCGCCCGGGCGTTCAAGCGCGTCGTCGGGACGCCGCCGGGGGCCGTGCGCCGGCAGGCGCTCCAGCTTCCGGCATAG
- a CDS encoding NAD(P)/FAD-dependent oxidoreductase has product MSWDCIVVGGGAAGLSAALVLGRARRRTLVLDPGGQSNLPAHGIGGLLGHDGRPPAELYALGRDELARYPTVEVRDARAAALSGEDGAFVVALEGGGEEVARRVLLATGAEYAAPELPGIAELWGDTVFHCPFCHGWEARDGRLAVHGSAHAAHRALLLRGWSDDVVVLAEGPPGLTDQDRELLERAGVPIEERRVVRVRAEGGRLAAVVFADGDELALDGLLVGAPLQWRTDLATAVGAALTATGALDVDEHGQTTVPGLWAAGDVGSQMPNVARAIHMGHQAAAMVVFSFVVDEHGIASPVPPRSAAQPA; this is encoded by the coding sequence ATGAGCTGGGACTGCATCGTCGTCGGAGGTGGCGCCGCCGGGCTGAGCGCGGCGCTCGTGCTCGGCCGGGCGCGGCGCCGGACCCTCGTGCTCGACCCCGGCGGCCAGAGCAACCTGCCGGCGCACGGCATCGGCGGCCTGCTCGGCCACGACGGCCGCCCGCCCGCCGAGCTCTACGCGCTGGGCCGCGACGAGCTCGCGCGCTACCCGACCGTCGAGGTGCGCGACGCCCGAGCTGCCGCGCTCTCGGGCGAGGACGGCGCGTTCGTCGTGGCGCTCGAGGGCGGCGGGGAGGAGGTCGCGCGCCGTGTCCTGCTCGCCACCGGCGCCGAGTACGCCGCGCCCGAGCTCCCGGGGATCGCCGAGCTGTGGGGCGACACCGTCTTCCACTGCCCGTTCTGCCACGGCTGGGAGGCGCGCGACGGCCGCCTCGCCGTCCACGGGTCGGCCCACGCCGCGCACCGCGCGCTGCTCCTGCGCGGCTGGAGCGACGACGTCGTCGTGCTGGCCGAGGGCCCCCCGGGCCTGACCGACCAGGACCGTGAGCTGCTCGAGCGCGCCGGCGTCCCGATCGAGGAGCGCCGCGTGGTGCGCGTCCGCGCCGAGGGCGGCCGGCTGGCCGCGGTGGTCTTCGCCGACGGCGACGAGCTGGCGCTCGACGGCCTGCTGGTCGGCGCGCCGCTGCAGTGGCGCACGGACCTCGCGACGGCCGTCGGCGCGGCGCTCACGGCGACCGGTGCGCTCGACGTCGACGAGCACGGCCAGACGACGGTCCCCGGCCTGTGGGCCGCGGGCGACGTCGGGTCGCAGATGCCCAACGTCGCGCGGGCGATCCACATGGGCCACCAGGCGGCGGCGATGGTCGTCTTCTCCTTCGTGGTCGACGAGCACGGCATCGCCTCGCCCGTCCCGCCGCGCTCAGCAGCGCAGCCGGCGTGA
- a CDS encoding helix-turn-helix domain-containing protein translates to MSANIDADDAGGLQARVAARLRDLRTERGLTLADVAAAAAMDTSTLSRLETGARRLTLDHLPPLARALGVSTDELLGPPPQEDPRIHSAPRKRGGATFWPLNRHPEGPGHHAFKVRLPVRRGTPELRVHPGRDWVYVLSGRLRLVLGDREHVLETGEAAEFDCMTPHALSGVDGPCELLAIFGPHGEEVHVRAVDD, encoded by the coding sequence ATGTCGGCAAACATCGACGCTGACGACGCCGGCGGGCTGCAGGCGCGCGTGGCCGCCCGGCTGCGCGACCTGCGCACCGAACGGGGGCTGACGCTCGCGGACGTCGCGGCGGCCGCGGCCATGGACACCTCGACGCTGAGCCGCCTCGAGACGGGCGCCCGCCGGCTCACCCTCGACCACCTGCCGCCGCTGGCCCGCGCGCTCGGGGTCAGCACCGACGAGCTGCTCGGCCCGCCCCCGCAGGAGGACCCGCGCATCCACAGCGCGCCGCGCAAGCGCGGCGGGGCGACGTTCTGGCCGCTCAACCGCCATCCCGAGGGCCCCGGCCACCACGCCTTCAAGGTCCGCCTGCCCGTCCGTCGCGGCACGCCCGAGCTGCGCGTCCACCCCGGCCGCGACTGGGTGTACGTCCTCAGCGGCCGGCTGCGCCTGGTCCTCGGCGACCGCGAGCACGTCCTCGAGACCGGTGAGGCCGCCGAGTTCGACTGCATGACGCCGCACGCCCTCAGCGGCGTCGACGGGCCGTGCGAGCTCCTCGCGATCTTCGGCCCCCACGGCGAGGAGGTCCACGTCCGCGCGGTCGACGACTGA
- a CDS encoding class I adenylate-forming enzyme family protein, whose protein sequence is MRNLAEFLRTQARAHPDQPLVRWKDESVTFKEFDERTDRIAAGLAAKGVEHGDVVSVMLPNQLAFLEAWWGILKAGGVFGPVNPQFTGPEAGYVIGHSKAVAVVTDERGAGILEGVRGEMPDLRDVLSVDGGSFDALRETTDAPPECTREPGDLAALLYTSGTTGKPKGAMLTHGNVYANAAQAGELLPLTAGDRLGMILPLFHANAQIATFAVPLMTGCEVVMWERFAASTFWETVDELRPVSFSAVPTILSALLHAAGEDETPRETSLRYVICGAAPLSLELLEAFQNRFGLRIMEGYGLTESTCVSSLTPYYGKQKVGSIGLPVRGQEMEIRRPDGTRAERGERGEIMLRGPNIMAGYLHNEEATRQTIEPDGWMHTGDVGIQDEDGYFFIVDRTKDMIIRGGENIYPREIEEVLYEHPGVLECAVIGIPDPHRGEEVMAVVTPKPDVEVDADEVKAFLAERLTKFKVPKFVELHGELPKTPTGKISKGPLREQYAQPVASS, encoded by the coding sequence ATGCGCAACCTGGCCGAGTTCCTGCGCACCCAAGCCCGCGCGCACCCCGACCAGCCGCTCGTGCGCTGGAAGGACGAGAGCGTCACGTTCAAGGAGTTCGACGAGCGGACCGACCGCATCGCCGCAGGCCTCGCGGCCAAGGGCGTCGAGCACGGCGACGTCGTCTCGGTGATGCTCCCCAACCAGCTCGCCTTCCTCGAGGCCTGGTGGGGGATCCTCAAGGCCGGCGGCGTCTTCGGGCCCGTCAACCCGCAGTTCACCGGCCCCGAGGCGGGCTACGTCATCGGGCACTCGAAGGCCGTCGCGGTCGTGACCGACGAGCGCGGCGCCGGGATCCTCGAAGGGGTCCGCGGCGAGATGCCCGACCTGCGCGACGTCCTCTCGGTCGACGGCGGCTCGTTCGACGCGCTGCGCGAGACGACCGACGCGCCGCCGGAGTGCACCCGCGAGCCCGGCGACCTCGCCGCGCTGCTCTACACCTCGGGCACGACCGGCAAGCCCAAGGGCGCGATGCTCACGCACGGCAACGTCTACGCCAACGCGGCGCAGGCCGGCGAGCTGCTGCCGCTCACCGCCGGCGACCGCCTCGGGATGATCCTCCCGCTCTTCCACGCCAACGCGCAGATCGCGACGTTCGCGGTGCCGCTCATGACCGGCTGCGAGGTCGTCATGTGGGAGCGCTTCGCCGCCTCGACGTTCTGGGAGACGGTGGACGAGCTCCGGCCGGTGTCCTTCTCGGCCGTCCCGACGATCCTCTCGGCGCTGCTGCACGCCGCCGGCGAGGACGAGACGCCGCGCGAGACCTCGCTGCGCTACGTCATCTGCGGCGCCGCGCCGCTGTCGCTCGAGCTGCTCGAGGCGTTCCAGAACCGCTTCGGGCTGCGGATCATGGAGGGCTACGGGCTCACCGAGAGCACCTGCGTGTCGTCGCTGACGCCGTACTACGGCAAGCAGAAGGTCGGCTCGATCGGCCTGCCGGTGCGCGGCCAGGAGATGGAGATCCGCCGCCCCGACGGCACCCGCGCCGAGCGCGGCGAGCGGGGCGAGATCATGCTGCGCGGTCCCAACATCATGGCCGGCTACCTCCACAACGAGGAGGCCACGCGCCAGACCATCGAGCCCGACGGCTGGATGCACACCGGCGACGTGGGCATCCAGGACGAGGACGGCTACTTCTTCATCGTCGACCGCACGAAGGACATGATCATCCGGGGCGGGGAGAACATCTACCCGCGCGAGATCGAGGAGGTCCTCTACGAGCACCCCGGCGTGCTCGAGTGCGCCGTGATCGGCATCCCCGACCCGCACCGCGGTGAGGAGGTCATGGCCGTCGTCACGCCCAAGCCCGACGTCGAGGTCGACGCCGACGAGGTCAAGGCGTTCCTCGCCGAGCGCCTGACGAAGTTCAAGGTGCCGAAGTTCGTCGAGCTGCACGGTGAGCTGCCCAAGACGCCCACCGGCAAGATCAGCAAGGGCCCGCTGCGCGAGCAGTACGCGCAGCCCGTGGCCTCCTCCTAG
- a CDS encoding NAD(P)/FAD-dependent oxidoreductase: MTSAVVVGSGPNGLAAALTLAAAGLEVRVLEAADRLGGGTRSSELTLPGLLHDECSAAHPLALDTPFSRRFDLAAHGLTWKWAPVEYSHPLEGGRGAAAWRSVEATADALPGGDGKRWRRLFGPLAEHFGDITSDFMRPMLHVPEHPVRLTRFGLPSGMPAAVLARAWSSDEARALWAGVAAHAFRPFSALMSSAVGVTLGTAAHAYGWPVAEGGSQAISRAMVALLEEHGATLETGVEVTSLAELGDADVVMLDLAPADAVRVAGDRMPRRVRRALQRFRHGPGAFKVEFAVEGGVPWAHEPSRQAGTVHVGGTFAEIAAAEREVHRGRMPERPFVLVCQQSLADPSRAKDGVHPVYAYAHVPSGWTGDATGAIEAQLERFAPGFRDRVRAKHVRDVSGMASYNANYVGGDIVTGANDARQMVFRPRVALDPYATGIDGVFLCSAATPPGAGAHGMCGYNAAMSALEGAGIAPAGDAAPLAEAPVAVGGW; encoded by the coding sequence ATGACGTCAGCCGTGGTCGTCGGCAGCGGGCCCAACGGGCTCGCTGCCGCGCTCACGCTGGCGGCCGCGGGCCTCGAGGTCCGCGTCCTCGAGGCCGCCGACCGCCTCGGCGGCGGCACCCGCAGCAGCGAGCTCACGCTCCCCGGCCTCCTGCACGACGAGTGCTCGGCGGCCCACCCGCTCGCGCTCGACACGCCGTTCTCGCGCCGCTTCGACCTCGCCGCCCACGGCCTGACGTGGAAGTGGGCGCCCGTCGAGTACAGCCACCCGCTCGAGGGCGGGCGCGGCGCGGCCGCGTGGCGGTCGGTCGAGGCCACCGCCGACGCGCTGCCCGGCGGCGACGGGAAGCGCTGGCGCCGGCTGTTCGGCCCGTTGGCCGAGCACTTCGGCGACATCACCTCCGACTTCATGCGGCCGATGCTCCACGTGCCCGAGCACCCGGTCCGCCTCACGCGCTTCGGCCTGCCGTCCGGCATGCCCGCCGCGGTGCTCGCGCGCGCGTGGTCCTCGGACGAGGCACGCGCTCTGTGGGCCGGCGTCGCCGCGCACGCCTTCCGCCCCTTCTCGGCGCTCATGAGCTCCGCCGTCGGCGTGACGCTCGGCACCGCCGCCCACGCCTACGGCTGGCCGGTCGCCGAGGGCGGCTCGCAGGCGATCTCGAGGGCGATGGTCGCCCTGCTCGAGGAGCACGGCGCGACGCTCGAGACCGGCGTCGAGGTGACGTCGCTGGCCGAGCTGGGCGACGCGGACGTCGTCATGCTCGACCTCGCCCCCGCTGACGCCGTGCGCGTCGCCGGCGATCGCATGCCCCGTCGCGTCCGGCGGGCCCTGCAGCGCTTCCGCCACGGGCCGGGGGCCTTCAAGGTCGAGTTCGCCGTCGAGGGCGGGGTGCCGTGGGCGCACGAGCCGTCGCGCCAGGCCGGCACCGTCCACGTCGGCGGGACGTTCGCGGAGATCGCCGCCGCCGAGCGCGAGGTCCACCGCGGGCGGATGCCCGAGCGGCCGTTCGTGCTGGTCTGCCAGCAGAGCCTCGCCGACCCGTCGCGCGCGAAGGACGGCGTGCACCCGGTGTACGCGTACGCCCACGTCCCGTCGGGCTGGACGGGCGACGCCACGGGCGCGATCGAGGCCCAGCTCGAGCGCTTCGCGCCGGGCTTCCGCGACCGCGTGCGGGCCAAGCACGTGCGCGACGTCTCCGGCATGGCGTCCTACAACGCCAACTACGTCGGCGGCGACATCGTCACGGGCGCCAACGACGCACGCCAGATGGTGTTCCGCCCGCGGGTCGCCCTGGATCCGTACGCGACGGGGATCGACGGCGTCTTCCTCTGCTCGGCGGCGACGCCCCCGGGGGCCGGCGCCCACGGGATGTGCGGCTACAACGCCGCGATGTCCGCGCTCGAGGGCGCGGGGATCGCGCCGGCCGGCGACGCGGCGCCCCTCGCGGAGGCGCCGGTCGCGGTCGGCGGCTGGTAG